A portion of the Homalodisca vitripennis isolate AUS2020 chromosome 2, UT_GWSS_2.1, whole genome shotgun sequence genome contains these proteins:
- the LOC124353555 gene encoding keratin-associated protein 10-7-like isoform X1, with protein sequence MLILFVLLCLVAAIRGQGNSVFIPQCANNDHCPLDHACVAQRCEDPCLGTCGSNSTCHVRFHIPSCACPSGFTGDPLTACFPQVQPQCTANDHCPLDRTCVGQRCEDPCVGTCGSNSTCNVRFHIPTCVCPSGYTGDPLTACFPQVQPQCTANDHCPLDRACVGQRCEDPCVGACGFNSICQVRFHIPSCACPSGYTGDPFTACLPQDPPESCTPPTRKVYRVHSAQKINWYSAVLHCLSIGERLASITSKEEMNLIKEEISRTGIRNDQFWTSGNSFVLGKWTWFSTGLPITFVDWGAGEPNNINNNEKCVQYHERNRTGYVWNDVTCVGLSYPICEHFEK encoded by the exons ATGCTAATCCTGTTTGTGCTATTGTGTTTAGTTGCTGCAATACGCGGTCAAGGCAACAGCGTAT TCATACCGCAATGTGCGAACAATGACCACTGCCCGCTGGATCACGCTTGTGTTGCCCAGAGATGTGAAGATCCTTGTTTAGGCACTTGTGGCTCAAACTCCACTTGCCACGTGAGGTTCCACATCCCTTCGTGCGCCTGCCCTTCAGGCTTCACCGGGGACCCGTTGACAGCTTGCTTTCCACAGG TACAGCCGCAGTGCACAGCCAATGACCACTGCCCGCTCGATCGCACTTGTGTTGGCCAGAGATGTGAAGATCCTTGTGTAGGCACTTGTGGCTCAAACTCCACCTGCAACGTGAGGTTCCACATCCCTACGTGCGTCTGCCCTTCAGGCTACACCGGGGACCCTTTGACAGCCTGCTTTCCACAAG TACAGCCGCAGTGCACGGCTAACGACCACTGCCCGCTCGATCGTGCTTGTGTTGGTCAGAGATGTGAAGATCCTTGTGTCGGCGCTTGTGGCTTCAACTCCATCTGCCAAGTGAGGTTCCACATCCCTTCGTGCGCCTGCCCTTCGGGCTACACCGGCGACCCTTTCACTGCTTGTTTGCCTCAGG ACCCTCCAGAGAGTTGCACACCCCCCACCAGAAAGGTTTACAGAGTTCACAGTGCTCAAAAG ATTAACTGGTACTCTGCAGTTTTGCACTGTCTGTCCATTGGCGAGAGATTGGCAAGTATCACATCCAAAGAAGAAATGAATTTAATCAAAGAAGAGATATCCAGAACAG GCATTCGAAATGACCAGTTCTGGACGTCCGGAAACAGCTTCGTGCTGGGAAAATGGACTTGGTTTTCTACTGGGCTGCCCATTACGTTCGTAGACTGGGGAGCCGGAGAGCCCAATAACATCAATAACAATGAAAAGTGTGTACAATATCACGAAAGGAACAGAACCGGCTACGTGTGGAATGATGTCACGTGTGTCGGACTGAGCTACCCAATATGTGAACATTTTGAGAAATAA
- the LOC124353555 gene encoding uncharacterized protein LOC124353555 isoform X2 — MLILFVLLCLVAAIRGQGNSVFIPQCANNDHCPLDHACVAQRCEDPCLGTCGSNSTCHVRFHIPSCACPSGFTGDPLTACFPQVQPQCTANDHCPLDRACVGQRCEDPCVGACGFNSICQVRFHIPSCACPSGYTGDPFTACLPQDPPESCTPPTRKVYRVHSAQKINWYSAVLHCLSIGERLASITSKEEMNLIKEEISRTGIRNDQFWTSGNSFVLGKWTWFSTGLPITFVDWGAGEPNNINNNEKCVQYHERNRTGYVWNDVTCVGLSYPICEHFEK, encoded by the exons ATGCTAATCCTGTTTGTGCTATTGTGTTTAGTTGCTGCAATACGCGGTCAAGGCAACAGCGTAT TCATACCGCAATGTGCGAACAATGACCACTGCCCGCTGGATCACGCTTGTGTTGCCCAGAGATGTGAAGATCCTTGTTTAGGCACTTGTGGCTCAAACTCCACTTGCCACGTGAGGTTCCACATCCCTTCGTGCGCCTGCCCTTCAGGCTTCACCGGGGACCCGTTGACAGCTTGCTTTCCACAGG TACAGCCGCAGTGCACGGCTAACGACCACTGCCCGCTCGATCGTGCTTGTGTTGGTCAGAGATGTGAAGATCCTTGTGTCGGCGCTTGTGGCTTCAACTCCATCTGCCAAGTGAGGTTCCACATCCCTTCGTGCGCCTGCCCTTCGGGCTACACCGGCGACCCTTTCACTGCTTGTTTGCCTCAGG ACCCTCCAGAGAGTTGCACACCCCCCACCAGAAAGGTTTACAGAGTTCACAGTGCTCAAAAG ATTAACTGGTACTCTGCAGTTTTGCACTGTCTGTCCATTGGCGAGAGATTGGCAAGTATCACATCCAAAGAAGAAATGAATTTAATCAAAGAAGAGATATCCAGAACAG GCATTCGAAATGACCAGTTCTGGACGTCCGGAAACAGCTTCGTGCTGGGAAAATGGACTTGGTTTTCTACTGGGCTGCCCATTACGTTCGTAGACTGGGGAGCCGGAGAGCCCAATAACATCAATAACAATGAAAAGTGTGTACAATATCACGAAAGGAACAGAACCGGCTACGTGTGGAATGATGTCACGTGTGTCGGACTGAGCTACCCAATATGTGAACATTTTGAGAAATAA